A window of Xylanibacillus composti genomic DNA:
ATGGACATCCGTGACCGTTACAATGACTCAAACGCCCGATATGCCTTCTAATGGACATCCGTGTCCGTTGCCCTGACTCAAACGCCTGGTCTGCCCACTAACGGACATCTATGTCCGTCAGAGCGCAAAAATTGCTTATTCGCCATTTTGACGGTCGTTGCTGTCCATTAGAGTCCCAAAACTGAAGTTTTGACCGCTCCATTGTGCGCTAATGGACATCCGTGACCGTTACCATGACTCAAACGCCCGATATGCCCTCTAATGGACATTCGTGACCGTTGCAATGACCCAAATGCTCGACGTGTCCTCTAACGGACATCTATGTCCGTCAGAGCGCAAAAATCGCTCATTCGCCATTTTGACGGTCGTTGCTGTCCATTAGAGTCCCAAAACTGAAGTTTTGACCGCTCCATTGTGCGCTAATGGACATCCGTGACCGTTACCATGACTCAAACGCCCGATATGCCCTCTAATGGACATTCGTGACCGCTACAATGACTCAAACGCCCGATATGTCCTCTAACGGACATTCGTGGCCGTAAAAATAGTCCTCTATGGGTTGAGCCCGTACCGAACCCAACGAACCCAGGTTAAGCAGCACAAAAAAACAACAAAAGAAAGGTTGAGGCCTGATGGATGCGTACACCAATTTGAAATACAAGTTTCTGAACAAGATTGCCGACATTGGGGTGATCGGACTCGGCTATGTGGGATTGCCTCTTTGCATGGAGATGGTGAAGGGAGGATTTATGGTATACGGCATTGATCTGGATTCCCGCAAGGTGGAGGCGCTCCAAAAGGGCGAGTCGTATATCCAAGACGTTCCGAGCATGGAGATAGCCAGCGCGATTCAGTCAGGCCGGTTTGTGCCGACCGACGATTACCATACAGTTCAGAAGCTGGATGCGATCTGCATCTGCGTGCCGACGCCGCTGAGCGATAATCAGGATCCCGATACTTCCTATATCAAGAGCGCGGTCCGTGAGATTAAGAAGAACCTGAAGCGAGGGGCATTGATCATTCTCGAAAGCACAACGTATCCGGGCACTACGGAGGAATTGATTCAGCGCGAGCTGGAGAAGCATGGACTGACAGCGGGTCGGGACTTCTTCCTTTGCTTCTCTCCGGAGCGTGTCGATCCGGGCAACGCGAGCTATAACACCTATAATACGCCGAAGGTTATCGGCGGCACGACCGAAGCGTGCAAGAGCCTTGGCGTTACCCTATACAGTCATGTGGTGAAGCAGGTCGTTCCCGTATCTTCGCCGAAGGTGGCGGAGATGTCCAAGCTTCTGGAAAATACGTTCCGCAGCATCAACATTGCGTTCATTAATGAAATGGCCATGATGTGCGACAAAATGGGCATCGACGTCTGGGAGGTCATTCAAGCGGCATCGACCAAGCCGTTCGGATTTATGCCGTTCCACCCGGGACCGGGGATCGGCGGCCACTGCATACCGCTTGACCCGATGTACCTGTCGTGGAAGGCGAAGGAATTCCGCTTCTACAGCAAATTTATCGAGCTGGCCCAATCGATCAACGACACGATGCCGGAGTACGTTCGCAATAAAGCTTCGCAGGTGCTCAATATGTACGCGAAGTCCATCCGCAATTCCAAGATACTCATCCTTGGGATGGCGTATAAGCCGGATATCGACGATCTCCGCGAGTCGCCGGGGCTGGAGCTGTACGAGCTTCTGCGGGAGAGCGGCGCCTACGTGGATTATTACGACCCGTATGCCGGCTCCTTCCAGGATGAGCAAGGAAGCACGGTTCGTTCCGTGGACTATGATTTGTCCGCATTCTCCCAATATGATTGCATGGTGCTCATTACGAATCACCGCTGCTTCCATATTCGCGAGCTGGCCGATCTGGGCGTGCCGATCATCGACACACGCAATGCCTTTGCAGATATGCAGGTGGACAATGTTTACAAACTGGGTGCCGGCATACAAGGCAGAGAAGTGAAACTCGCGGTAGGGGTCTAGTTCGCAGTATACAAATCATACAAGAGAGAGGAGCAATCGCCATGTGCGGCATTGTAGGATATATCGGAAACAGGGATGCGCAGCCGATTCTGCTGAACGGATTGAGCAAGCTGGAATACAGAGGATATGACTCCGCCGGGGTAGCCGTGCTGGAGCAAGATCGGATCAAGATAAGCAAGGTAGAGGGACGCCTGGCCAACTTGTCTGGGCGGCTGGACCATCGCCCGTTGAAGGGCTCGGCCGGCATCGGTCATACGCGCTGGGCCACCCATGGCAAGCCGTCGGATGCGAACTCGCATCCGCATGCGGACATGTCGGGGAAATTCACGGTCGTGCATAACGGCATCGTAGAAAACTATATGGCGCTCAAGAAGGAGCTAGAGCGGAAAGGGATCGTCTTTACTTCCGAGACGGACACCGAGGTCATCGCGCATTTGCTGGCCGAGCAGTATCAAGGCGATCTCGTCGCCGCCGTGCGCGCGGTGATCCGGAAATTGCAGGGAGCCTACTCGCTCGGCGTCATGACGGAGCACGAGCCGGACAAGCTTGTCGCGGTCAGGCAGTCCAGCCCGCTCGTCGTTGGCGCAGGGCAAGGGGAAAACTTTCTTGCCTCAGACATCGCCGCATTGCTGGAGCATACCCGCTACGTGCATATTCTCGATGACGGAGATGTAGCGGTCATGACCCCGGAGCGCATCTCGATCATCAAAGCCGAAACAGGGGAGCCGGTGAACCGCAAGCCGGTGCGAATTGACTGGCATGCCGACCAGGTGGAGAAGGGCCAGTTCGAGCACTTCATGCTGAAGGAAATTCATGAGCAGCCGTTAACGCTTCGAAATACGATGCTGGGACGCATCAATGACCGGGATGAAGTGAGCTTTCCGGAATTAGCGCCTGCGGCAGGCGCGTTCAAGGACGTGGAGAAAATCTTCATCGTCGCCTGCGGCACCGCTTATCATGCCGGACTCGTGGGCGGCGCGATGATTGAGAAGTTAACGCGCATTCCGGTTCAATGCGACATCGCATCGGAGTTCAGGTACCGCGACCCGATCATCACCGATCGAACGCTGGTCGTGGTCGTCAGCCAATCGGGTGAAACGGCGGATACGCTTGCGGCTCTGCACGAAAGCAGAAGACGCGGCGCCAAAGTGCTGGCCATTACCAACGTGCCGACCAGCTCCATTGCGCGGGATGCGGACTTCGTCATTCCGACGATGGCTGGGCCGGAAATTGCAGTGGCATCGACCAAAGCCTATACGACCCAGCTGCTTGCATTCTGCTTATTCAGCATTTACCTGGCTCAGGAAAAGCGGACGCTGGGCCAAAAGCTTCATGCAGAGCTGGTGCAAGGCTTAAAGGCCCTTCCCGTTCAAGTAGAGAAGGTGCTGGAGAACGCCAATGAGGTGAAGCTGTTTGCCGAATCGATCAAGGATGCGGACAGCCTGTTCTTTATCGGCAGGGGACTGGACTATGCCGTTGCGCTGGAGGGCTCTCTCAAGTTGAAGGAAATTTCCTATATCCACTCGGAAGCCTATGCGGCTGGAGAGCTGAAGCACGGCACGCTGGCTCTGATTGAGAAGGATACGCCGGTAATCGCACTGGTCACGCATATGGAGCTGTACGAGAAAACGGTCAGCAATATTAAAGAGGTCAAGGCTCGCGGGGCCCGCGTCATGGGGATAACGGTCGAGGGCAATGTGGAGCTGCTTAATGCGGCGGACGAAATCTGCTTTATTCCGCCATCGCTTCAGCTTCTGGCGCCGATCCTGGCGGTAGTGCCGCTGCAGTTGATCGCGTATTATGCCTCTTTGGCCCTGGGGAACGACATTGACAAACCCCGCAATCTGGCCAAAAGCGTTACGGTGGAATAACGACAGGAGGGTGGTCTGATCAACATGGAAACTTACGCTGTACTGTTAGCTGCGGGCAAGGGTACACGGATGAAGTCCGAACTGCCCAAAGTGCTACATCCTGTCGGCGGCACACCGATGGTCGGGCATCTGGTCAACAAGCTGGAGGGCATGTCGGTCAGCCGGATCGTGGTTGTGGTCGGGCATCAAGGGGAACTCGTGAAGGAATATCTGGGCCCGAGGGTGCACTATGCCGAGCAGGTCCAACAGCTCGGAACGGCCCATGCCGTTCTTCAGAGCAAGCGTCTGCTCGGAGGCCGGTCCGGCTCTACGCTGGTGCTTACGGGCGATACCCCCCTCATCAGGCAGGCGACAATCGAGCGGCTGCTTGCCGTTCAGAGGGCAAGCCGATGCGCCGGTGTGGTCTTGACGGCGATTGTCGATAATCCGACCGGATACGGGAGAATCGTTCGCGACCGCTTTAGCGGCGAGGTTATCGACATCGTGGAAGAGAAGGACGCGACCCCTGAGCAGAAACGGATTGCCGAGATCAACACGGGAATGTTCTGCTTCGACAATGAAAGCTTGTTCCGCGCGCTCCCTGGGATTGCCAATGACAATGCCCAGCAGGAGTTCTACTTGACCGATATTGTGAAGGTCATGAGAGAGATGGGGATTTCCGGAGGAGCGGGGACGTTGGAAGCGGTTGTTCTTGGCGATGCGAATGAGGCAATCGGCATCAATACTCCCGAACAATTGGCACAGGCGAATCGGGTCTTCCATGCACAGACGGAGCGTGTTCCCCATTAAGTCATTGGCGGGGATGGTTAAGATGATGGCGGGGTTTGTCATGATCCTGGTTTTGGGGAGTGTCCCCTTGTGGATCGTGAGCTCTCTTGATGTCCCTCCCGAGGTGAAGGTGAACGGCGAGAAGCTGGATTTTGCGGATGTACTGCCATATATCGATAAACAGACGGGCAGAACGCTGGTGCCGGCAAGAGAGATAGCCGAGAAATTGGGAGCCGAGGTGAGCTGGAACCGCGTGTCGAAGCAGGGGACTATTCACAATCAGCAGACCGCTGTGCAATTCACAGTCGGGGAACAGGTTGTCTCCGTCAACGGCAAGGAAATGGAGCTGGACGCGCCGGTAGCCGTCAAAAATGGCCGGACAATGGTTCCGCTGGGGCTTGTAGGCGAAAGCCTCGGAGCCGATGTCCGCTGGATAGAGGACCGTCGCCTGGTGCTTGTTACCTCGTCGGACAAGGCGCAAAGGGCTACCTGGATATGGGACAGCGCGATAATAGAGCGCGAGCGCGACCGCTTGCTCCAGTTCGCAGCAGAGCAAAAGCTGACCGCTATCTATATTCGCTATGATACGAATGCCGCTGATCGGGAGGCATACCGGGCGTTTATCCGAAGCGCCAATGATCTGGGCATCCAGGTAGAAGCGCTGGCTGGCGCGTCTGATTGGATATACGAACAAAATCAAAGCCATATCAAGCGATTTATTGCCGCGGTTGCCGAGTATAACAGCTCGGTGGATGCGAAGGAGCGTTTCCAGGGATATCACTTTGATATTGAACCGTACACGCTCGACGATTGGCACACCCGGCAGACCTGGGTGCTCGAACGTTGGATGGAGACGATCCGCTTCATTGAAACAGAAGTGAGAAGCACCGATCCCGGCATGACGATATTTTTGGACATTCCCTTCTGGATAGGCGGCTACTCTGTTCCGGGAACGAGCTACCCCTTCAGCGCATGGCTGCTGGAGAAGGCGGACGGTGTCGTCATTATGGCTTATCGCAATACCGCCTCGGGCAGCAACGGTATTATGGCCATAGCCAAACCGATCATCCTGGAAGCATCGACCCTCCAGAAGTCCGTTATCGTTGCAGTGGACACGCTGCCCAGCAAGGAAGGCGACCATACCACCTTTCATGCGGTTCAAGCAACGGACATGGAGGCGGAATTGCAAGTGGTCATGGAACAGCTCTCCCCTTACCCCAGTTATGCCGGAGTCGCTGTCCATGATTATGCTAGATGGACCGAATTATGGAGATCACATCCCTGACTGAAGAACGACGGTCAGGGATGGAGGAGGAGGAAGGAACATGAAACTAAAAGGTGTGATCGTATCGTTGCTGGTCGGCGCGGCTCTGGGCATTTCCGCGATGGTTCTGGGCGGCAGCGAGATGGCGGCTTCCTTGAAGGAGTCGCCTTCGCCGGAAGGAAGCATGGAGATTCCCCATAATGAACGGCTCCACCTCTCCACGGACAAGCAGTGGATCGCCGCGGAAGGCCACTTGTCGGATCTGATCCGGCTTCAGTGGACGAAAGAGCGGGCGAAGCCCGCCATATCCTGGCTGGACGAAAACGGGCAAAACAAGACGGCTATCGTCTCTCACGGCAAAGCGAATAACCCGGAGCAGCATGATCACAATCATATGTCGTTCGAAACGACGATGTCGCCTGACGGACAATACCGGGACCAGCTGTTTACGCGACTGGAGATTCCGTACGATCAGGACGTGGCCGAAATTCGTACGCACTCCTCCAATTTCAATGTCATGGATGGCATCCTGCGCATTTCCGGAACAGAAGGCGTCCCTCGCGATTTGACCTGGGCCAAGTCGGTTGATGGCAACGTCACGACTCCGCGCTGGGCCATACGCGCCGATGCTTCTGAGGAATCTGGAGGGAATGCCGGCTCCAACCTGCAAATGATTCGTTACTCGGATGACGGGGAGGCGCTGGACAGTCCGTTCACCATTATGCGCAGCAGCGGCAACATCGGCATTGGAAATGCGGACCCCCAGGCGCGGCTGGACATCAGTGACGACAGCATTCGCATCAGGGAATCCAAAACGCCGGAATCCTCCTCGTCCTCTGGCCAAGTAGGGGAGATCGCATGGGATAACGGATACGTGTATATTTGTGTGGCACCGAACACCTGGAAGAGAGCGGCGTTGTCCTCGTGGTAGCATAACAGGAATACGCTTTTGGCCGAAGAAACAATTTCCATATATTATCCGCCCTGTATGTGATACACTAAAAAAGATTAGTAGATAATGGCTTGTATCAGGGGCGAATATACAAAAGAGAGGTCTGAGTAATGGCGTTCTAATCATGGGAGAATTACGGCTGATATCGATTCCTGTAGATGAAACCATGTAGGAGTGAAATGGACCTTATCTAGTGGCCTCTGCGCAAGGGAGAGGCTTTTTTGCTTTGGATAAATATACCACTTCATAATACCCACCCAAAATGGAGGCAACGTCAGAATACTATAGAGTGAGGCTAATAGTAAAGGTGTGAACCGTTATGCCCTGGAAAGTATTGATTGCGGACGATGATCCGAATGTGAGGGAAATAATCCGGCTCTATTTCCGTCAGCAGCAGATAGAGCTGGTAGAGGCTCCGGACGGAGCCTCGGCTTTGTCGATGCTGGCAGAAGCAAAGCCTGATATCGTCATATTGGATGTGATGATGCCCGGGCTTGACGGGTTTGAAACATGCCGGGAGATTATGAAGCGTTGCGAGATCCCAGTCATTATGCTGACAGCGAAGAACGACGAGATTGACCGGGTGCTCGGCCTTGAACTCGGAGCGGACGATTATATGACCAAGCCCTTCAGCCCGAGGGAGCTCGTGGCGCGCATTAAGGCGATCTTCCGCCGAATGCAGAAAGGCCAGGCTGCCATCGAGGCTGACTCGCCCGCCCAATATGAATTTGATGATTTGGTCATTCATGTGCCCCGCCGGGAGGTCAACGTGGGGAGCGAAAAGATTGATCTGCGGCCCAAGGAGTTTGAGCTTCTTGCGTTCTTTGCCAAGTCTCCGGGCAGCGTATTTACGAGAGAACAGCTGCTGCAGCAGGTTTGGGGATATGAATTTTCAGGCGATATGAGGACAGTGGACGTGCATGTCAAGAAACTTCGCGAAAAGCTGAGCCCTTGTCCCCATGCGTGCATTCATACTGTCTGGGGAGTGGGCTATAAATTCGAGGTAGAAGCATGTACTTGAATCCGAATACAAGCATATTCCGCAAAATCCTGATCAGCTCCATCGTTACGGTGCTGCTGGGGCTTTGCGCGGTCGGACTCGTCATTTCTTTTTACGCCAAAACCTACATCGTCGATTCCAAAAGCAATGAGATGATCCGGCAGGCCAAGCGGGTCAATCTCTCGATCCAAAACCAACCGATTCCGAACGAAAGCTTCAAGGACCTGCTGCTGTTTTTTGACCAAGCCTATGACAAGCGCATTTGGATTTTTGATGCGGAGGGGAATATTGTGGTCACCTCCTCCAAGGATGAGGTGAACGCGGGCAAGGTTGTCAGCGAAGAGGTGGTCAGCCAGGTCATCCGCGGCGAAGCTGCGATATGGAATCAAACGGAGGGGCTGGAAGAAGCCATGCTTTCCGTTGCGGTTCCGTGGGGGAAGGACAACAACGTCTATGGCGGCATCGTTCTGCATTCTCCGCTGAAAGGCATGGATGAAACTACAGCTCAGCTTAGAGAAACGATCCTTTGGGTTACCCTGTTCGGCATCTTCTTTTCCTTTGCGGTGTCGTCTTATTTATCCTGGTCGATCACCAGACCGATCAAGCAGATTGACAAGGCGGCGGCCAAGATTGCAGTCGGCGATTACAGCGATAGAATTCGGATAAACTCCAAGGATGAAATCGGAGAGCTGGCGACGACGATCAACCACATGATGGAGCAGCTGGAGCGCATCGATCAGGATAAGAAGAAGCTGAATCAGCTGCGGCATGATTTTTTGGCCAATGTGTCTCATGAGCTGCGCACGCCTCTTACTGCGATGCTTGGCTTTTTGGAGGCTTTGCAGGACGGCTTGATCGAAGAGGGAGCCAGGGGCAAATACTATGAGATCATGTATAATGAGACCCTTCATATGAATCGGCTGGTTGACGATATTACGGACCTGATGAAGCTGGAGAACAAAGAAATCCATCTGGTGTTCATGTCGGTCGACGTGCAGGAAATTTTGTCCAAGCTCGCTTTCAAATTCCGGCCGGAAGCTGAGGCCCGGGGGACGGTTATCCATTGCGTCATGGATGAGGAATCGCCGCAGGCTTATGCCGATCCGGACCGGTTGGAGCAAATCTTGAACAATCTGATCAAGAATGCGGTCAAATTTACCGAGAACGGTACAATAGAGCTGAGGGCGATGGCGGTGCCGTCGGAAGAGTGCGTCCTGATCACCGTAACCGATACGGGAATCGGGATATCGCCGGAGGATCAGGGGCTGATCTGGGAGCGGTTCTTCAAGGTGGAAAGAGGCAGACCGTTCCAGCACAAAAACTCCACCGGCCTCGGGCTGGCCATCGTCAGGGAGCTTGTCGAGCTCCATAACGGAAGCGTGCGCGTTCGAAGCGAGCTTGGAAAAGGAAGCACCTTCGAGGTGAGGATTCCGCTTGTCCAATCTGCCGCTGCGAACAAGCAAGCGTGACGGCAAGCTTATCACTTCTATGAACAAAAAGCGCAGGTTCCAAGGCTGTGCAGCACTCGGAGCTTGCGCTTTTTTGCATTGGTTGCCGATTCTCGTCTTATGACAGCTCATGACACAACTGATGACACTCTGTAACTATTGGCGATACTGTCTTTCTTTTACAATCGATTTGTGAAAGATGAAGCGCATGTATTGAGCGGATATACAGGCGCCAAACAAACAGAGGAGGAAATAAGATGACAGTTGGATTGGTGTTGAGCGGAGGCGGGGCGCGCGGGGATTTCCAAGTAGGAGCGGTACGCTATCTCTATGAGCGGAACATCCGTCCCGCAATTATTGCAGGCACGTCAGTTGGCGCCATTAATGCCATCAAGCTGACGGAGGGCGAGGGCAACGGCAGTGACGCCACAAGGGGACTGCGCGGTCTCATTGGCATCTGGCGCGAATTGAAAACAAGCGAGGATATGTGGAGAGAAGAACAGTGGCTGGGCACGATTCAGAACTCAGAAATTCTGAAATTTCTGAATGCTTCTGCCGGACATCAGCTCGGTACAGTCGGATTGGGGGTCGCGAAGCTGGCGCTCGGTCCTATAGGCTGGGCCTGGGTTGCTTATGATTTGGCAAAAGTGGTCAGCAGCATTGAGGAGCTGGAGAGGGAGCTTGGCAAGGTGGTGAATGGGCAAGCGCGTTCCCTTTATAATTTGAACCCGATTCTGGAGAAATTGAACGATCCGGCCAAGCTCGATCTCAACAAAGTCAGGCAGAGCGGCATCCAAATGCGCCTTGGCGTGGTCGGGCTGGAAAGCGGCGCCCTGCGCTACGTCACGGAAAGCGGCAATCTGTTGGAGAGGGGCAGCGCCGCTTACGTTCAGTCGGGGCCGATGCTGGCGCCGGAATGCGCTCCAATCGCAACAAAGATCAGGGAGCTGGAGCTGGCCAAATCCAACCTCCAAGCCCAGCTGCGCACGGCAGCAACGGGCGACAAGGCCGCCCTTGTCGAGCAAATCCGTGATCTAAACAATCAAATCACGCACCAGAACGGCCTGCTTGCGAGCTGCAGCTTGAATCATCCTCCGCGCACCTCGCCTCTGAGCGTCAGCCTGGTGCAGGGTACGCTGGCCTCAGCCTCGATTCCGCTGGCGTTCCCTCCTGTCAAGCTCGGCGGCGAAAACTATGTAGATGGCGGAGTCAGGGAAATTATCCCGATTCAAGCAGCTATTGAAGCGGGAGCTACCGAAATCTATGCCGTGTTGGCGTCCGACAGCAGCATGGACCCGGCCCGCAGCGCAATTGGCGGCCATCTTCTGCCGTCGTTCGACCCGGGCGTCGCCAACGTCGGCGATATCATTAACCGCGCAACAAGCGATATCATGGCCAATGAAATTGTGTTGAATGAGGTGGAGCCGCATAATGGCTGGAGCCCTGGCGTTAACGTAACGATTATTCAGCCCGACAATGATATCCACGATATTATGACGATCGATCCCGGACTTATCGATATTCGAATGGCGCACGGATACATGCGGGCGGATGATACGTATCAGGCGAGGCAAGCCGATGCAGCCCGTTACCGGCAGCTTGCCGAGCAATATTCCCGCGACCGGCATACGATTCTGATCTACGAGACGAGGCATGCGATCTGGAAGCTGGAGTATGCGGCCAATGGCTATCAATTAAAGTACGACAGCAACGGAAGGCCGATTCATCCGGCGCCGCGCATGGAAGCCAGCTTGCAGGCCATGAGAGAAGTGCGGTCACTCAAAAATTTGCTGCGGGATCTCGTGCGAGAGCGCCAGCAAAAAGGGGGATATGTCCCCTCGGAGGCGGAGAGCTGGTGGACGACGTGGGAGCGCCATCCGTGGACGCCTGATCGCGACTTGTGGCTCCCTTCCGGACCTGTGGCGGAGGGCAACGATATGCAGCCGGGAGAGGTGCTGGCATTCGATCGCGGGCTGCACTCGCCGAATGGCGCCTATTCCTTGGTATACCAAGCGGACGGCAATCTTGTGCTCTACAAAATCAGTCGGATCATAACCGGGAACGCCCCGCAATGCCAGCCTATCGCTACAGAAATCGAACATTTGCAAATTAGCCTGAGAAATTTGCAAGCGCAATTAGCCACGGCGGGTCCGAGAGAAAAACCCGAGCTGTTGGCCCAGATTCGTGAAGTGAATAACCAGATCAATGAGAAGAAGAGTGCGTTAAGCGCTTGTCATGCGACATACCCGCCTCCAACGACCGTTCAGAGGCAAGCGGTGTGGGCCACGGGAACGGGAGCTCCGGCCGGCGTATGCATCATGCAAAGGGACGGCAACCTCGCCATCTACGATGAGGGAAGCCGACTGCGCTGGTCCTCCAACATGGGCGGAAATCCGGGCAGCCGTCTGGTTGTGCAGGATGACGGCAAGATTGTGATTTATCGTCCTGACGGAAGAGCGGTGTGGACGAAGCAGGGGTAGGCGGTTAGCAGTGAATCGCCGGACCTCTGTACGAGCGGGCTAGTGTTTGCTACACTTTTATCAGCTTGAAACATATTTTGCTTGATGAAACGGCTATATCCACGCTGAGAGGTCAGCCGCCAAGAGCTTGCGCATGATCACCGAGGCCTTTCGCTATGTAAAGGAGTATGGTCATGAGAGGAAAAGGGCGCTTTTCTTTGCTAGCATGGTGCCTCGTCTGCGCGGTGGTCATCTTCATATTTGTGCCCAATCTGCTAATGGAGCAGAGCGGCAGAATGGATCATCATCGCGCGCCGCTTGCGGCAATCGGCGATATGGCTATTTCCACTGGCCCGGACCGTCCGGAAGCGGACGATTGGATGTCGTTAGACGCTGCCAGCGCTGGTCTTAACGGGTATGAAGGGACCGTATGGCTTAAGGGCACCTTGCCTGAGTTGGATTGGCGAAGTCCGCATTTGTTCTTCACCGGCATGAACGAGTTCGAAGTGTTCCTGGACGGCGCATTGATCTTTCAATTTCATCCGGATAACGCTCATCGGCACACCAATCCCATGAAGCTCATTCATCCCGCGGCCATCAGTCCGCAGGACGCAGGCAAGCAGCTGCTGATTCGGACGGAGTGGGGACGGTCTATTATGACTGGCAACGATGTGGTTATCATCGGCGAACCGGATCAGGTCATGTATACGCTTATCCAATCCGAGTTTACTGTGCTCATCTATTCCCTTCTCAGTTGGGCAGCAGGAACTGTCGGGCTCTTGTTGTTCGTCCTGCGCAAGGAGAAGCTGTACGGGTGGTTTAGTCTATTTGGCTTGTCGATGGGCTTGACGCTGCTATGGTCCTGCCGTTCGCTGCAGTGGTTCTTCGAGATGGAAAGCGTCTACTATTGGCAGTTGCTGCTGCCGCCTGTTGCGATATGGGCGGGTGCAGGCTTCTACAGCCATGCGATGGAGGTGGATCGTCAGCCGTTCGTGCGGCTCGTCCTTCGCATGCTCGTGCTGTATCTGGCGGTTGTTGCCGCCGCGGCATTGTTAGT
This region includes:
- a CDS encoding NTP transferase domain-containing protein produces the protein METYAVLLAAGKGTRMKSELPKVLHPVGGTPMVGHLVNKLEGMSVSRIVVVVGHQGELVKEYLGPRVHYAEQVQQLGTAHAVLQSKRLLGGRSGSTLVLTGDTPLIRQATIERLLAVQRASRCAGVVLTAIVDNPTGYGRIVRDRFSGEVIDIVEEKDATPEQKRIAEINTGMFCFDNESLFRALPGIANDNAQQEFYLTDIVKVMREMGISGGAGTLEAVVLGDANEAIGINTPEQLAQANRVFHAQTERVPH
- a CDS encoding copper amine oxidase N-terminal domain-containing protein codes for the protein MMAGFVMILVLGSVPLWIVSSLDVPPEVKVNGEKLDFADVLPYIDKQTGRTLVPAREIAEKLGAEVSWNRVSKQGTIHNQQTAVQFTVGEQVVSVNGKEMELDAPVAVKNGRTMVPLGLVGESLGADVRWIEDRRLVLVTSSDKAQRATWIWDSAIIERERDRLLQFAAEQKLTAIYIRYDTNAADREAYRAFIRSANDLGIQVEALAGASDWIYEQNQSHIKRFIAAVAEYNSSVDAKERFQGYHFDIEPYTLDDWHTRQTWVLERWMETIRFIETEVRSTDPGMTIFLDIPFWIGGYSVPGTSYPFSAWLLEKADGVVIMAYRNTASGSNGIMAIAKPIILEASTLQKSVIVAVDTLPSKEGDHTTFHAVQATDMEAELQVVMEQLSPYPSYAGVAVHDYARWTELWRSHP
- the glmS gene encoding glutamine--fructose-6-phosphate transaminase (isomerizing); this encodes MCGIVGYIGNRDAQPILLNGLSKLEYRGYDSAGVAVLEQDRIKISKVEGRLANLSGRLDHRPLKGSAGIGHTRWATHGKPSDANSHPHADMSGKFTVVHNGIVENYMALKKELERKGIVFTSETDTEVIAHLLAEQYQGDLVAAVRAVIRKLQGAYSLGVMTEHEPDKLVAVRQSSPLVVGAGQGENFLASDIAALLEHTRYVHILDDGDVAVMTPERISIIKAETGEPVNRKPVRIDWHADQVEKGQFEHFMLKEIHEQPLTLRNTMLGRINDRDEVSFPELAPAAGAFKDVEKIFIVACGTAYHAGLVGGAMIEKLTRIPVQCDIASEFRYRDPIITDRTLVVVVSQSGETADTLAALHESRRRGAKVLAITNVPTSSIARDADFVIPTMAGPEIAVASTKAYTTQLLAFCLFSIYLAQEKRTLGQKLHAELVQGLKALPVQVEKVLENANEVKLFAESIKDADSLFFIGRGLDYAVALEGSLKLKEISYIHSEAYAAGELKHGTLALIEKDTPVIALVTHMELYEKTVSNIKEVKARGARVMGITVEGNVELLNAADEICFIPPSLQLLAPILAVVPLQLIAYYASLALGNDIDKPRNLAKSVTVE
- a CDS encoding response regulator transcription factor; this translates as MPWKVLIADDDPNVREIIRLYFRQQQIELVEAPDGASALSMLAEAKPDIVILDVMMPGLDGFETCREIMKRCEIPVIMLTAKNDEIDRVLGLELGADDYMTKPFSPRELVARIKAIFRRMQKGQAAIEADSPAQYEFDDLVIHVPRREVNVGSEKIDLRPKEFELLAFFAKSPGSVFTREQLLQQVWGYEFSGDMRTVDVHVKKLREKLSPCPHACIHTVWGVGYKFEVEACT
- a CDS encoding sensor histidine kinase, whose protein sequence is MYLNPNTSIFRKILISSIVTVLLGLCAVGLVISFYAKTYIVDSKSNEMIRQAKRVNLSIQNQPIPNESFKDLLLFFDQAYDKRIWIFDAEGNIVVTSSKDEVNAGKVVSEEVVSQVIRGEAAIWNQTEGLEEAMLSVAVPWGKDNNVYGGIVLHSPLKGMDETTAQLRETILWVTLFGIFFSFAVSSYLSWSITRPIKQIDKAAAKIAVGDYSDRIRINSKDEIGELATTINHMMEQLERIDQDKKKLNQLRHDFLANVSHELRTPLTAMLGFLEALQDGLIEEGARGKYYEIMYNETLHMNRLVDDITDLMKLENKEIHLVFMSVDVQEILSKLAFKFRPEAEARGTVIHCVMDEESPQAYADPDRLEQILNNLIKNAVKFTENGTIELRAMAVPSEECVLITVTDTGIGISPEDQGLIWERFFKVERGRPFQHKNSTGLGLAIVRELVELHNGSVRVRSELGKGSTFEVRIPLVQSAAANKQA
- a CDS encoding nucleotide sugar dehydrogenase, which codes for MDAYTNLKYKFLNKIADIGVIGLGYVGLPLCMEMVKGGFMVYGIDLDSRKVEALQKGESYIQDVPSMEIASAIQSGRFVPTDDYHTVQKLDAICICVPTPLSDNQDPDTSYIKSAVREIKKNLKRGALIILESTTYPGTTEELIQRELEKHGLTAGRDFFLCFSPERVDPGNASYNTYNTPKVIGGTTEACKSLGVTLYSHVVKQVVPVSSPKVAEMSKLLENTFRSINIAFINEMAMMCDKMGIDVWEVIQAASTKPFGFMPFHPGPGIGGHCIPLDPMYLSWKAKEFRFYSKFIELAQSINDTMPEYVRNKASQVLNMYAKSIRNSKILILGMAYKPDIDDLRESPGLELYELLRESGAYVDYYDPYAGSFQDEQGSTVRSVDYDLSAFSQYDCMVLITNHRCFHIRELADLGVPIIDTRNAFADMQVDNVYKLGAGIQGREVKLAVGV